From a single Ornithorhynchus anatinus isolate Pmale09 chromosome 4, mOrnAna1.pri.v4, whole genome shotgun sequence genomic region:
- the HDHD3 gene encoding haloacid dehalogenase-like hydrolase domain-containing protein 3 produces MASTLRLLTWDVKDTLLRLRRPVGEEYAIQARAHGLQLEPAALSQAFHQAYKAQSQDYPNYGLNRGLSSRQWWTDVVRRTFLLAGVSDAAATDPIADRLYRDFCSAGNWEVVAGAAWTLQRCRERGLRLAVISNFDRRLEEILAQCGLRQHFEFVLTSEAAGWAKPDLRIFQEALRRAHVSPTQAAHIGDHLLNDYQAARRAGMHSFLVKGSEPPSPGTGAVPSDHILPTLPHLLTALDHLESSNLSH; encoded by the coding sequence ATGGCATCCACGCTGCGGCTGCTCACATGGGATGTGAAGGACACGCTGCTGCGGCTTCGCCGACCAGTGGGCGAAGAGTATGCGATCCAGGCCCGAGCCCACGGGCTGCAGCTGGAGCCGGCAGCCCTCAGCCAGGCCTTCCACCAGGCCTATAAAGCCCAGAGCCAGGACTACCCCAACTATGGCCTGAACCGGGGCCTGAGCTCCCGCCAGTGGTGGACAGACGTGGTCCGGCGGACTTTCCTGTTGGCCGGGGTCTCCGATGCCGCAGCCACCGATCCCATTGCTGACAGACTCTATCGAGACTTCTGCAGCGCTGGCAACTGGGAGGTGGTGGCAGGGGCTGCGTGGACCCTGCAGCGGTGCCGGGAGCGGGGCCTGCGCCTGGCCGTCATCTCCAACTTTGACCGACGGCTGGAGGAGATCCTGGCCCAGTGCGGCCTACGGCAGCACTTTGAATTTGTGCTGACCTCCGAGGCGGCAGGCTGGGCCAAACCAGACCTGCgcatcttccaagaggccctgcGCCGCGCTCATGTTTCCCCCACGCAAGCCGCCCACATAGGGGACCATCTCCTGAATGATTACCAGGCCGCCCGGCGGGCTGGCATGCACAGCTTCCTGGTGAAGGGGTCGGAGCCGCCCTCCCCCGGGACGGGAGCCGTGCCCTCAGACCACATCCTAcccacccttccccatctcctgacTGCTCTCGACCACCTGGAGAGCTCAAACCTGAGTCACTGA
- the ALAD gene encoding delta-aminolevulinic acid dehydratase has translation MQPESMLHSGYFHPLLRSWQAAATTFDASNLIYPVFVTDSPDAVQPIASLPGVARYGVKKLEEMLRPLVAQGLRCVLIFGVPTKVTKDERGSAADAEDTPAIQAIRTLRAAFPELLVACDVCLCPYTSHGHCGLLRKDGSIRAEDSSRRLAEVALAYAKAGCQVVAPSDMMDGRIAAIKEALIANGLGNQVSVLSYSAKFASCFYGPFRDAAQSSPAFGDRRCYQLPPGARGLALRAVDRDVREGADLLMVKPGMPYLDIVREVKDKHPALPLAVYHVSGEFAMLWHGAQAKAFDLKAAVMEAMTSFRRAGADIIITYYTPQLLHWLKEA, from the exons ATGCAGCCCGAGTCCATGCTTCACAGCGGTTACTTCCACCCGCTGCTGCGCAGCTGGCAGGCAGCTGCCACCACCTTTGATGCCTCCAACCTCATCTACCCTGTCTTCGTCAC tGACAGCCCTGATGCCGTGCAACCGATCGCCAGCCTCCCTGGAGTGGCCAG gtATGGGGTGAAAAAGCTGGAAGAGATGCTGCGGCCCCTGGTGGCCCAGGGCTTGAGGTGCGTCTTGATCTTTGGGGTCCCTACCAAGGTCACCAAG GATGAGCGGGGTTCAGCAGCAGACGCAGAGGACACCCCAGCTATCCAGGCCATCCGGACCCTGCGGGCAGCCTTCCCTGAGCTGTTGGTGGCCTGTGACGTATGCTTGTGCCCCTACACCTCCCATGGTCATTGTG GGCTCTTGAGGAAGGACGGCTCCATCCGCGCTGAAGACAGCAGCCGGCGGCTGGCAGAGGTGGCACTGGCTTATGCCAAGGCAG GCTGCCAGGTGGTTGCTCCATCAGATATGATGGATGGGCGCATTGCTGCTATCAAGGAGGCTCTGATTGCCAATGGGCTTGGCAACCAG gtGTCTGTGCTGAGCTACAGTGCCAAATTCGCCTCCTGCTTCTATGGCCCCTTCAG ggaTGCAGCCCAATCCAGCCCAGCTTTTGGAGACAGACGCTGCTACCAGCTGCCCCCAGGAGCCCGCGGTCTGGCCCTGCGAGCTGTT GACCGGGATGTGCGGGAGGGGGCAGATTTGCTGATGGTGAAGCCTGGGATGCCCTACCTGGACATCGTGCGGGAGGTGAAGGATAAG CACCCTGCGCTCCCATTAGCTGTGTATCACGTGTCCGGGGAGTTTGCCATGCTGTGGCACGGTGCCCAGGCCAAGGCCTTTGACCTCAAGGCTGCAGTCATGGAGGCCATGACATCTTTCCGCAGAGCAG GTGCCGATATCATCATCACCTACTACACGCCCCAGCTCCTGCACTGGCTCAAGGAGGCGTGA
- the POLE3 gene encoding DNA polymerase epsilon subunit 3, which translates to MAEKPEDLNLPNAVITRIIKEALPDGVNISKEARSAISRAASVFVLYATSCANNFAMKGKRKTLNAGDVLSAMEEMEFQRFMSPLKEALEAYRREQKGKKEASEQKKKDKDKKLDSEEQDKNREEDNDEDDERMEEEEQNDDDEVDN; encoded by the exons ATGGCGGAGAAGCCGGAAGACTTGAACCTGCCCAACGCCGTCATCACCAGGATCATCAAGGAGGCG CTCCCCGACGGCGTCAACATCTCCAAAGAAGCCCGGAGTGCCATCAGTCGGGCAGCCAGTGTGTTCGTGCTCTATGCGACGTCTTG TGCAAACAATTTTGCAATGAAAGGGAAACGGAAGACCCTAAATGCAGGTGATGTGCTCTCAGCCATGGAAGAAATGGAGTTCCAGCGGTTTATGTCTCCTTTGAAAGAAGCTCTAGAAG CGTACCGGCGAGAGCAGAAAGGTAAAAAGGAAGCTTCTGAGCAAAAGAAGAAGGACAAGGACAAAAAGTTGGACTCCGAAGAACAAGACAAGAACCGGGAGGAGGAcaacgatgaggatgatgagagaatggaggaagaagaacagaatgatgatgatgaagtagaCAATTGA